CTCACAAATACTCATCTTATGGAGACTATTCTGTTAAGCTAACAGTCACAGATAACGATGGCTTGACGGATGATGAAACCGTCACAATACATGTTAGCCAACATCCAGTTGCAGCATTCACGTTTTCGCCGCCAGACCCGCTGGTCCACGAGCTTGTTACTTTTGATGCTTCTGAATCTTCACCGGACGGCGGAGTGATAGTTAGTTACACATGGAATTTTGGCGACGGCAACATTACAACGACAAGCAGTCCAATTATAACTCACGCATATTCAACTTATGGAACCTTTACGGTCACATTAAATGTTACTGACAGCGAAGGAAAATGGGACACCGTATCTAAACAGATAACTGTTGAGAAGGCTCCCATAGCAGATTTCTGGTGGGACCCCTACTATCCACAGAGGGGCGAAACAGTAACTTTTGACGCTTCTGCCTCCACACCAGACGGCGGAACAATAGTAAGTTACGCTTGGGATTTTGGTGATGGCACACCCATAGTTGAAACAGACCAGCCCGTAATAACCCATGTTTACGCGGCAGCAGGCGATTACGTAGTCACTTTAAACGTTACCGACAGTGAAGGAAGATGGGACACGGAAACAAAAACAATCACGGTTGCCTTGCGTAGATATTACTTAACAGTTAAGACAGACCCCACCGGCGTAACAACAATTCCTGGCGAAGGCTGGTATACTGAGGGCACAGAAGTAGAGCTTACCGCTCCAGATACTGTTCCAGTCTCGCTTGGTGCGCGCTACAAGTTTAGCTATTGGGATGTTGACGGAACGCCAAAAGTTGGCAACCCGATAACAGTTGTTATGGACGCTAATCACACAGCCACCGCCCACTACGTCCTAGAATACTATTTGACGGTTACCTCCCCCTTCGGCACAGTGGGCGGAGAGGGCTGGTATCCAAGTGGAGCAACAGCATATGCGACGTTGAATACAGGCTTGGTTGACCATGGGAACGGAACCAGAAGAGTATTCACGCATTGGAGCGGCGACGCCTCCGGAACAAACTACGCCCAAAGCAACTCAATAATTATGGATGGTCCAAAAACGGCTGAGGCAAACTGGAAGACCCAGTATGCTGTAACTTTTACGCAGACGGGTTCTGACGTGGCTCCAACAGTCACCTACACGGCTGACGCAGACCCAACAGAAACAGTGCCTTTCACAGTCTGGGTTCTTGCGGGCTCCCAAATCACATACACCTACCAAGACATTGTTCCAGGAGCTATTCCGGGTGTACGCTACATCCTAACAAGTGTTAATCCATCTTCTCCGCAGACGGTGAACGGTCCCTTCACTGTAAGCGCCTCCTATCAAGTCCAATATTACTTGACTGTGCGCACCGACCCGCCCGGCATCGTGACGATTCCTGGAGAGGGCTGGTACAACCCCGCGCAAAACGTTCAGCTTAATGCGCCAGCTGTGGCGGGTTACACGTTCCAATACTGGGATGTTGATGACGTATCGCAGGGAAGCGGAATAAACCCAATAACAGTGGTTATGAATGCTCCCCATACAGCTACTGCCCATTACTCGGCGGTGGTGCCAACCTACACGCTGAAAATTGAGACGACAGCAGGTGGCACGACAAACCCGACGCCTGGTACGTACACTTATGCCGCTGGTTCGCTGGTTCAAGTTACTGCAATTCCAAGCAGTGGCTATGTTTTTGACCATTGGGAGCTTAATGGCACGAATGTGGGCACAGCCACAACCTACACGGTGACAATGAACAACAACTATGTCCTAAAAGCCTTCTTTAAGGCGGCGCCAACGCCGCCAACAGTTTCGATAAGCCCCATGTCCGCCTCAATACTGGTTGGACAGCAGGTAACCTTCACATCCACCGTCAGCGGAGGGACGCCGCCCTACACATACCAGTGGTTCGTAAACAACAACCCAGTTTCGGGCGCGACATCCAGCAGCTTTGTCTTTACGCCGACAGCAGCCGGCACATACTATGTTGTGCTGAAGGTTACGGATGCCGCTGGCAACACAGCCCAGTCAGACCCAGCAAGAGTAACAGTCTCATCAGTCCCCGTTGGTGGATACTCAGTAGCCCTAACCAAAAACACTCCAATAACACTGACAATCGCGTACGCAATGCTGATGGTGCTATTCGCCTCGCTTTTAAGCCTAACAAAAAGCAAGAAAAAATAAACATCAAACTCTCTTATTCCATCCAGTAAAACCCGGTTAGAGGTCAACCTAACTCATGCCAGAAAAGAGCAGAAAAA
This sequence is a window from Candidatus Bathyarchaeia archaeon. Protein-coding genes within it:
- a CDS encoding PKD domain-containing protein, which gives rise to MVCAVFVYPVGATPCAVLRVSLPEGVYRGYDVDPWLSECWFLNLTGAVQTFLVCINNTSGSLRSYDTRLVVALNEAGYSKLVSLVVNGTSVPKSAFKWGTPKPYKKWNWPSGDVYPTYFNDTVINVGLIPKKGYKTLVVSVAFSDPTGVRVHFDAYGKSTSGSVISDGQIVHNPISADSTVFLQAGPPPPQPPFAVFTFTPTYPEVNEVVTFDASGSYDPDGYIVSYTWDFGDGNITTTSNKIITHKYSSYGDYSVKLTVTDNDGLTDDETVTIHVSQHPVAAFTFSPPDPLVHELVTFDASESSPDGGVIVSYTWNFGDGNITTTSSPIITHAYSTYGTFTVTLNVTDSEGKWDTVSKQITVEKAPIADFWWDPYYPQRGETVTFDASASTPDGGTIVSYAWDFGDGTPIVETDQPVITHVYAAAGDYVVTLNVTDSEGRWDTETKTITVALRRYYLTVKTDPTGVTTIPGEGWYTEGTEVELTAPDTVPVSLGARYKFSYWDVDGTPKVGNPITVVMDANHTATAHYVLEYYLTVTSPFGTVGGEGWYPSGATAYATLNTGLVDHGNGTRRVFTHWSGDASGTNYAQSNSIIMDGPKTAEANWKTQYAVTFTQTGSDVAPTVTYTADADPTETVPFTVWVLAGSQITYTYQDIVPGAIPGVRYILTSVNPSSPQTVNGPFTVSASYQVQYYLTVRTDPPGIVTIPGEGWYNPAQNVQLNAPAVAGYTFQYWDVDDVSQGSGINPITVVMNAPHTATAHYSAVVPTYTLKIETTAGGTTNPTPGTYTYAAGSLVQVTAIPSSGYVFDHWELNGTNVGTATTYTVTMNNNYVLKAFFKAAPTPPTVSISPMSASILVGQQVTFTSTVSGGTPPYTYQWFVNNNPVSGATSSSFVFTPTAAGTYYVVLKVTDAAGNTAQSDPARVTVSSVPVGGYSVALTKNTPITLTIAYAMLMVLFASLLSLTKSKKK